Below is a window of Candidatus Eisenbacteria bacterium DNA.
CGACCGGCTGCGCGAGGCGCTCGCGAAGTCCGAGTCGCTCGCCGACGGTGCGCCGCAGGACGGTGCGCGCTCCGATGGCGGGCGCCCGGACGGCGCCTCCGGGGAATCGCCGCTCTCGGGCGAGATGGCGTCCCTCGGACGAGAGTTCGAGGAGTCGATCGAGGACGACTTCAACACGGCGAAGGCGCAGGGACACCTGTTCGAGATGGCGAAGGCGCTGAACCGCGCGGCCGACTCGGCCGAAGGATCCTCCTCCGCGCGCGCCGCCATCGTCGAGGCGGGACGGACGCTCCGGCGCCATGGCGAGACGATCGGTCTCTTCTGGGGCTCCCGAACGGCCGAAGCCGAGGTCCCGGATGAGGTGCAAGCCCTTGTGCGCCAACGGGATGAGGCTCGGCTGCAGAAGGCGTGGTCCCGAGCCGATGAATTGAGGGACCAGATCCTGGCGCGCGGCTACGTCCTCGAGGATTCGAAGGGAGGCACCCGCGCCCGGCGCAAACCCTGACGTCACTCGAAGTTTGGAGCAGATTTCATGGCCGGTCGCAGGGCGCCACGAAGCCTCAAAACCGAGCTGCAGATCCGCTTCCTCATCGTGGGGAGCGCCTTCCTCGTCATCGCCACCGCGCTTCTCTACCAGAACGGACAGGCCGCCCTCCGCCGGCAGATCCTCGCCTCCGCCACCACCGCCGCCGAGACCGCCGCGTCGCTGATCGCCGTGGAGGATCACAGCGCCATCCGGTCCCCGTCGGACATGAACTCGAGCTCGTTCCGAAACCTCGTCACGGACCTCGGCGCGCTTCGCCGCGCCAATCCGTCGATCTATCACCTCTTCACGCTCGCGCCGGTCGGCAATCTCGGATCGTGGGGACTGATCGTCGACCTCGGCGGCACCGGGCCGATGCCGAAGTCGGGACCGGGACGGGCGGGCCGTCTTCCCATCGGATCGCCACCGCCTCCAGGCATTCCGCGCGCCCTCATCCAGGAGGCCATGCAGGGGACCGTCGCGCGCGTGCTCGACCTCAACGATCCGGATCGCGCGCGCGTCGTCGCCGTCGCCCCGATCCGGGGGACCGGCGGCTCGTCGGTCGGACTCGTGGCCGTCGAGATGAGCGTCGCTTCTCTCGCGGCGGAAGCGAGGCTCCTCTGGTACGTGTCGATCGGCGTGTTTCTCCTCGGGCTCGTGGCGAGCGTCCTCGCGAGCAACTTCGTCTCGCGCTGGGTGACGCGGCCCATCGAGGACCTGCTCGCCGCCGTCGAGGAGATCTCGAAGGGCCACCTGAACACCCGCGTCAAGATCGCCGACGCGGAGAACGAG
It encodes the following:
- a CDS encoding HAMP domain-containing protein encodes the protein MAGRRAPRSLKTELQIRFLIVGSAFLVIATALLYQNGQAALRRQILASATTAAETAASLIAVEDHSAIRSPSDMNSSSFRNLVTDLGALRRANPSIYHLFTLAPVGNLGSWGLIVDLGGTGPMPKSGPGRAGRLPIGSPPPPGIPRALIQEAMQGTVARVLDLNDPDRARVVAVAPIRGTGGSSVGLVAVEMSVASLAAEARLLWYVSIGVFLLGLVASVLASNFVSRWVTRPIEDLLAAVEEISKGHLNTRVKIADAENELGALGMAFNHMAESLESGQARSNAQQARLRDLHRVGSEAAATLDLARMLEVSASGLRAVCGGEEAYAGVSVRQDPSIRLWARSGPGQVDLDDADTPIERLFRVLGAETRLLSRAEFDVAGLGWLASRPGEYALAAPLRVSDET